CCCTGCGCGTCGGGATGCGCTGCGACGCGACGGTCGTCGACCGCGACCTCGCGCGCTGCTCCGAAGACGAGCTGCTCGAGGCGCGTGTGCGCGCGACGGTGACGGATGGCACGGTGCGCTACGCGGACGGACTCGGCTAGTTCAGCGTCACGCGCCCTTCGCCGTGCGCCCGCAGCCGCACCAGCAGGTCGCGAAGGAGCATCGTCTCGCGCTCCAGGAGGTTCTTCTCCGCCTCGAGGCGCGCGGCGTCGTTCGGTAGCTCGAGCAGCCGTTGCCGTTCGGAAGCGTCAACGGCCAGGCTGGCGGCGATCCGGTACGCCGCCTCGCGCGGCGCCACGGTCGCGAGCTCGTCCACGATGGCGCGGTCGCCACGCGCGTCGTCGGTGACCGCCATCACCGCGACGAGATACTGCCCGTACGCCTCGATCGCGAGCGCGGCACGATCCTGCAGCCCGTTGCCCTCGTCCTCGACGAGGTAACGAACGCGGCCGACGAGGTAGGGCTCGGTGTCAGGGATCGACTGCTCGATCGCG
The genomic region above belongs to Candidatus Limnocylindria bacterium and contains:
- a CDS encoding LON peptidase substrate-binding domain-containing protein; this translates as MAELLPLFPLTTVLFPEMLLPLHIFEPRYRLLVRRCMDQDRPFGVVLIRSGQDVGGIAEPRAVGTEAKIMAYSPLSDGRSYIVVRGGRRFAIEQSIPDTEPYLVGRVRYLVEDEGNGLQDRAALAIEAYGQYLVAVMAVTDDARGDRAIVDELATVAPREAAYRIAASLAVDASERQRLLELPNDAARLEAEKNLLERETMLLRDLLVRLRAHGEGRVTLN